A stretch of the Campylobacter sp. 19-13652 genome encodes the following:
- a CDS encoding DUF2393 family protein, with product MSASYFTVVHILVLATIWTVYLLLAVLAWRVQRRYFGLILLANFLILATISLLMMFVVDKYTKISKLENVSSSRILRNESIVFKATVRNLGNFTLSSCKFTVKLINNPLSSEGLNGSSVFKPSGLDFFGWFSSSTSKESRPNVIEHSAVIARDLPPKKSLDFSVFMPYPAYFKNTTYVTKLSCY from the coding sequence ATGAGTGCTAGCTATTTTACCGTCGTGCATATTTTGGTTTTGGCTACGATTTGGACTGTCTATCTGCTTTTGGCGGTGCTTGCATGGAGGGTGCAGAGGCGATATTTTGGGCTTATACTGCTTGCAAATTTTTTGATTTTAGCGACCATATCGCTGCTTATGATGTTTGTTGTGGATAAATATACAAAAATATCAAAATTAGAAAATGTCAGCTCATCTAGGATTTTGCGAAATGAAAGTATAGTTTTTAAGGCTACGGTTAGAAATTTAGGAAACTTCACCCTATCAAGCTGTAAATTTACCGTAAAACTCATAAATAACCCCCTAAGCTCAGAGGGGCTTAACGGCTCAAGCGTGTTTAAGCCAAGCGGCTTAGATTTTTTTGGCTGGTTTAGCTCAAGTACCAGCAAGGAGTCTAGACCAAATGTGATTGAGCACAGCGCCGTCATAGCTAGGGATTTACCGCCAAAAAAGAGTCTTGATTTTAGCGTTTTTATGCCATATCCTGCGTATTTTAAAAATACCACGTATGTTACAAAGCTAAGCTGCTACTGA
- a CDS encoding DUF2393 family protein, with protein MLSSIKASILFAIAHAGVIEWLAYGFVLMAFLLVIFVAIFIAARSWWQVGFLLIVAGFGGFFYGIYTMHEFLGARLHSVSISDINARQLQYSDTLLVEFNLKNEGQKPLLGCQIYLSFYHPSKQSIKDFLNSLRPFRTHIIAISSTLSPSQSEHITRTIKGFSAAEYGFKKRVECY; from the coding sequence GTGCTAAGTAGCATAAAAGCGTCCATATTATTTGCTATCGCCCACGCTGGAGTGATCGAGTGGCTGGCGTATGGCTTTGTTCTTATGGCGTTTTTGCTTGTAATTTTTGTGGCTATTTTTATCGCTGCGCGCTCGTGGTGGCAGGTGGGGTTTTTGCTGATTGTGGCTGGCTTTGGCGGATTTTTTTATGGAATTTATACTATGCATGAATTTTTAGGTGCTAGGCTGCATAGCGTTAGTATTTCTGATATTAATGCTCGTCAACTTCAGTATTCAGATACGCTTTTGGTTGAGTTTAACCTTAAAAACGAGGGGCAAAAGCCGCTTTTGGGATGTCAAATTTATCTTAGTTTTTACCACCCAAGTAAGCAATCTATAAAAGATTTTTTAAACTCACTACGCCCTTTTCGTACCCATATTATAGCTATTTCAAGCACCTTGTCGCCAAGCCAGAGCGAGCATATAACCCGCACTATTAAAGGCTTTAGTGCCGCAGAGTATGGGTTTAAAAAACGAGTGGAGTGTTACTGA